The Glycine soja cultivar W05 chromosome 15, ASM419377v2, whole genome shotgun sequence region ttattgcattactttccttaattttttaaatagtgatcaaggggttcctatggaccctaagagaataaagttcATTCCAGaatggcccactccaccaagtataagggaaatttagggcttccatgacttaacaaacttttataaaagaattatcccatatttttatatacttgtagcaccactcattgagttggtgaggaaccatgttccctcatgggaagatggtcaagcaaggggttttcagaccttaccctactctaacatacccaacaccactaacatatatgtttttattctttttacaggtgtcgagggaagaagcccagagtttcaagaacctctggatttgaggtcaaatccttttcaagggggaagCGATGatacaatcctacccccaaaggatattggatagaagactccaagatgatgcaatcctacttcTGGTTAAGAAGTAAGATGGATAGAACACAATGATTAATTATCGTAGATAAGGTCGGAAGATGTTGTTCGTGGTCGCCTGAAACAATTATGGAGCATTGTATAAACCGAATGACATAACTCGGAACTCATAGTGACCATGATGGGTTTGGAAAGTAGTCTTACTGGCATCGTCCTCATTCATCAGGATTTGATGATAGCCCtgtaaaattttaagttttgaaaacCAGTGTGCCCCCTAATTCATCAAGCAGTTCATCGATAGTTGGGATCAGAAAATGATCCTTAATGGTAATCTACACAGAATCGCCACATAGCATCTTACTTCTTAACCAAAAGAACAGGAAAAGAGAAAGGGCTTTTGCTTGGACGAATTATCCCATTTTGTAACATTGATTCGACCTGCTTTTCAATTTCCAGCTTTTGAAAATATGGGTACTGGTAGGGTCGAACATTCACGGGTTCTGAGTTTGGAAGAAGATGAATGTTGTTGTTGGTGGGTCTTGGTGGAGGTAAGGATGTTGGGGTCTGAAATAGGGCAACAAATTTGTTGGTAAGGGAAGTTATGTCCAGAAAGATTTAGGAATAAATGGTTTGGGTTGAAGGGAGCTCTAGAGGCATGATTCAAATGTGGAAAAATCCACTAACTTTGTATGTCTGAACCAGGCGATGAAGTTGCGGTGGTGTAATTAGGTGGAGGTTGGAGTCAGTATCACCTTTCAACTCAATGACTCGTCTGTCTCATAGAAACTTCATAGTTAAATCATTATAATTAGTGAGAATCAGCCCGAGAGATTTCAGCCATTGAACCCCCAAAACCAAATATACACCGCATAACAACAGGACATGGAGGTTGACAGAGAATGTTAAGCTCTTAACGTGCACCGTCACGACCTCACAAAGATGATGACACTCAAGTTCATGACTGTTACCCACCAAGACCCAGAGTGGATTCGTGGGTCGCATCTATAAGCCCAAAACACGAACCAAATGCTCTTGGATGAAATTGTGGGTGCTACCCCCCATTAATTTATATAACCACCTTAATGTTTCGAGAGCCAAGTGGCCTAAAAGGGTGTGCAAACTGATTTGGGCTGGGGTTGAGGTGAAAGCCTCCTGTGGGTCGGGTGGCGAGTCCTCTTGCCCGAAAGGTTGTGATACTCCTACGCATCATCATCTTCCTCGACGATCAACAAGAAGACCTTGGAGGCACATTTGTGACCTTGACGGAACTTCTCGTCACAGTTGAAATAGATACCCTTCTCACTGTGAGTCGCTAACTTCTCGGGAGACAGTCATTTGAAAGGAATCAATGGTGGCTTGGGAGGGAAAGGTAGCAAAGGTGATGAAGCGCTCTGAGTGGAGGGAAGGACATAAGACGATGCTAAGACGGAGGGGGAGGGCGGCTTATCGCGAAACAAACGGCAGAAGTCGCTGAACTTTTCCTCCTAAAGTTTGGCTAATCTGGTTGCCTAGACCAATGTCAGAGGTTGTGAAGCTTGAACCTTTCGACATATCTCCAACGCCAACCCAAAGATAAAGCAACTTAAGACGAAGGATGGAGGAAGACTGATGATATGGTTGGCAAGACTCTCAAACTCAGAGAGATAATTGTTGATTGTGCCACATTGTGTAAGTTTGAATAAAGCACCAATGGGGTCATCGTATTGTGAGGGCGCAAAACGCGCCTACAAAGCCTGAAGGAAAACAGACCAAGAAGCAAGTTTACCATTGTTGGTCATCCACTGAAGCCACACCAACGTGGGTCCTTCCATATGAAAAGAAGCAATGGTGAGGCGCTCTTGGTCAGGGGTAGAATGGTATTCAAAGAACTACATGATCCTAAAGATCTAGCCCAACGAATTGAAACCATCAAAATGAGGTAATTCAAGCTTCGTGTGGTAAGGGTGGGGAGGGGGAGAAGTTGTTTGTGGTATCGCAAACAACGAAGTTGGGGACTGTGGATGGGATTCGATGTTGGCAATTTTCTAGAGAAGTTGATCGAGCTTGTTGGACACGGATGTCTGAGTGGTGGTAAGGGACAGCTGGTTGGAGGTGAGTTtggcaatggcctcctcaatTCGGTCCATATTGGACTTAGAACGAGTAGATTCGGCCATGAtactcaatgaaagcaccaaatgTTACGAATTCAGGGATTAAGAGAGCTAGAATTCAAGGTCTAGGCAACCTCCCAAGCACAAAGGTAAGAAAAAAGGTTTATGTTTCTAGTATGCCTTCTTATAACATACACaagtatttataaaaacaacatGTAGGATgttgtatgcatgattcatatcAGAAATGCAAACTCTAAAATAACAGAAATATAAAACAGAAAGGATAATGACAAACAATAGTGGGACAACATCTCCTAGCTAGGCAGTGCTATCACGCTAGCTCAACAGCCACTAACTAATTTTGTTAAACAAAATCCTTGAGGTGTCTTAGAGGAATGATCTTCCTGTTAGGCCTCCCATTCGAGCTTGTGTTGTGATCTTGCTACATTCCCACCTTCTTATCATAGCACCTCCAGATCTAGATCTAAAAATTGGATGTCTTGGGACGAAGTATGTGGTGCCGCAAATGAGGAGAATGCCTTGGATGGTGGGTGGTGGCATACCTAATTTCAAGGAAAGGGTTTAGTTCAACAGCACTGAATACAAGAGAGGGGGGATAGTCGTGAAGGAGAGAAGAGGAAGGgagagacaaaaaataaaggttgaatcataaaagggaagaaaaaaatagaaaagagaccaaaaaaaaaactttaaccgTTGATATAATTACAAAAAGATCTGACAATATAAAATAGTCTTTCACGGTGTAAGACATGTCTTGTTGCATCGTAAAATTGATCTTCAAgacattatcaaaataaaaaagtaaagagaatttTTGTTAAGATAACactttcaacaataataattttttaaaacatgtgtatataaaaatatatttaaatatttattgacgtatctattaatatatatttattaaattttaaactaaataattaataatatattaaaaaaattaaaataatataaaaattactcatattataaaaaatgaatttaataccTATGAAAACACGCAATATTATCATAGtgtaatcatataatttaaatcataaaatctaggtccattatttaattttgtgtgCTGCCTTGGTTATAATAGTGatattttctgtaaaaaaaaaatactacctcCGGTAGCTGTAATATTTTTGCGAACGGTACAAGTTTTCTACGTGTTGATTTGGATGTTGCCCAAAAGCTATCGTTTTTCTTGATTTGAGTCGACAGCTTGATATTGTCAGCACCCAAAAAGATTAGTTAAGTTTTATAAgtataaattcataaataactAAACAATATACTAgttacttaatttattttacttggtTTTAAGAGAGTGAAGATTCAATTTTTCAGGTGAGTCTTTGCGaagttttaagaaattttattcTTGTTCGTGTTCTTTataactttttctttgtaaaagtTACTCAACAACCCTACACAAGGGAATCTTGGGAATAAAATCTACTAGAACATGGGAATAtaatttttgtaggaataaaatACCCCCAAAAATATACATCCTAacaaacttcaaaataaatatcCCAACCTTCGTATTCTCATAAATGACATTGATAACTTCAGCAAAGTGTCTCCTTATATTCTATCCTAATTATATCTTAGCCACCGAACAAGTCCTAAATGATTTCAGATAACAGAAATTTGTTACAACAACCACATCATTCGAAATTTCTTACCTCCCAGTAACTGTAATCATATGAAAGAGTGCACAACGATCTTGCCTCTTTCCAAGTTGACTCCTCATCTAATTACATCCACTCACTCAGTGCTGGCTATTTGCTTTCCATTCTTCTCAGTACAGAAATTAACGTTTCTACTTCTTAATCCTAATCAAAACAAGGATATTACGAAGATTTAAAACCAACAGAAAAAACTATTATACAAGAAAAGGCATAAACCATCAAGTGATAGGTGCTCACTGCATTGATAAATTCTTAACTATGGTTCTGGGTTTTGGATAATCTTCTGCACAGAAGAAGAATAATGAGATTCAAGCCCTTTTAGGCTAGCAGCAGCTTCCTCCCCAACTCTGGATAAAGTGCGATCTGTTTTTTCTGCCAGCTGATTAAATTCAATCCTTCTTTCTTCTACATGATCATTAAGAGAGGCAAATCCTGAAAAAATTGCAGTCTGCTTCAGCTCTGACACCAACTTCAACAGAGAATCAGCTGCCTGTACCTGTgtaataaatcaatattattaaaaagaaaagttttcaaTAACCCTTAAAAGCCAATACTAAACCTTGTCAACTTATCATACTTGACAACCTTTACAGAACAATGGAGAGAACACTATTGTGACGTTTGAAAGAAATGACTTAATatgtgaaaaacaaaaacatataaattatagttCAATTAACTATaagcattaattaaaatattccaCATGAAAGAGCTAATTGGAAGGTGTAATGTTTCCACCGTTGTCAGACACAATCTATTGTTCCAATAGGTGGTAAGGTACTGACAAGCAAACTTGTCTTCACAGTAACTCTTACAAATTGTGTataaaattcaagtaaaaaaaacaatatatcatTGTGGGAATGCTTGTTCAGAAGCATAAGAATCAACAAAACTGCACTCACCATCCTAGCAGCACGCATCTCCATCATAAAAGCTTCCTGTGAATTTCTAACTGGTGGATCATTTACCTGCAAGAACACAAGTTTGTAAACTATGTAAACAAATAACAAGTACAAAGTTAACATCATGCACATTATCCGATATTGCAGACATTCCCAATTCTTCCCCCTAGGATCAGAACTGGGCTTAGGCTAAATTAAAAGCCAAATCATCCAAAATCTGAGGATCTCCATATATGCATAGTGGCTCTTAAATGGCCAATTGTCCAGGTGACACATACCAGAGCTATAATGAGCATGAAAGAATACACGTGAAATGACTATCAAAGAAGCGAAGGATCATCTTCACCAATAACATCAAATGAGCAAACATGAACATTGACTATTACTCATGTTTGAGAACAAGAAACTAGTAAATTGGGACTAGTAAATTGGAAGAGACTACATTCACCATTTTCTTGGAGTCACAAAAACTGACAAAATGATATAAGAAAGAGTAAATTGGAAGAAACTAAGGCCATCTTTATCTTGAAATTGTAAATGAAACATACACAATTCTCTATTTCCAAAATTAACCAGCTCAAAGAAGAAATTTGACACTGTTggtatcaatatattatgtttatCTTTTCTCTAAACTTCATCCTAACCTCTTAGTAGCCCTACTTAGGTCAATGGCAAGCaccaaaaaaggataaaatcatAACAGATCCTCAATGCAAATGGCATCACCCAAGTTAcattaagatatatttttttcacaggACTATAGGAGCCTCTTCCATCATGAAATCTTGGTCTTTTTGTCATTCCTTAACTGCAACTTCTTCTTATTTCAGCCTCTCAACAAATTAGAATATGTTCGGACTTCAGATAGGCATTTGAGATGACCAAACTCACATTTAAGGGTACCAACCACAATTtgccccaaaaaataaaaacatagatGTTTGATTGTCTCAAATCACACTTGACTTTGCACCGAAGAGCATGTTATACAAGAAGCAAAACAGCATAGCTTGTGTTGAGTTGAGAAAGTTTTAACACAAACTCACTTTTaacataaatgtttttaaaacataaatcacttcactttaaattaattttcaaccaaattcaattttgaaaaattaagatcaTCCAAAATTAACTCTGTAAATGTTTAGCAAAATTCACAccaacacaacaacaaccaaacacATGAAATGATTTCTCACCTTAATAGGTTCTACAAGACAAACCATTTCAGTTTATTTCTCACCATAGTTAATTCAATTATACAAATCGTTTCACTCATCTCGGTGTCATCCCTCACTCTTCGCTTCTAACCAAGGTTCTAAGGAATAGTTTGTGACCACAATTTCGGCCACAACCTCAAGGTTTTTAAGGTTTCTACAATCATAATACAACTGCAATTGCAGCTGCATCAACTGCATTGGTCCACAATGCCCTCAATTTAAAACCATGCTTTTAACCCATGCAATTGTTCCATATGGCACGGGGAATACACAATTAAAAGCTCAGACTTATTCTACACATAAcgtgtttaaaaaataattacaaagttACATTCACCACAGCTAACATTAATTCAAAGTTTGGATGACTTGAATATCACCAAACTATATGGTATCACAGTTGAAGCAATGGAAGCCGCAAAGCACAAAACCAGATCAATAGAATCGAAAAGTGCATGAGCAATATGATGGAATGCAGAAaagaattaaaactaaaaaaatgaattaaataaatatacccTTGCAACGTTGACGAGGTGGTTGAAATTGTCAACGATATTAGCGATATCGCCTTCAACTCTTTGTAACAGCGTCTTCTGTTTCTGCGCCGCTGCTGCAGCCGCAGCCGCGGTGGGCCCACTTCCGGCGCCGCCCCCTAACCCTCCTGCAGCACCTTTGTTCATTCTTTTCTAACAAGAATCTCAGTTGTTGCTCACTGCTACTTCTCAGCACTGTAGATGGTAGAAAAAGGTGTCTATAGTATTTGGAATTCGTGGGattgaaaagatgaaaatagTGAATTTAAAGAAAAGGGGTGAAAACTGAAAAGTGTAGTATAGAatggaaatcaaatttcctccaCCAGCTACCTTTACCATTTATTTACCCAACTAGCTACTTTTACTTTTAAGGAATGAATTCGATGCTAATAAATCTGAATTCACACctattccttttttgttttaacagaTTAGGAATTTGGGGATACAAAAACCTGAATTCagaccttttttttcttaaaatatattttttatcgatataaatatgaaaatatttagaattactttcttcaagaattttaatatatttgttgtgttaacGAAATTAAAATGTATCAACTTGAACCTACttgcattacttttttttttactgcacaaCGAAGTGTCAAAAAAGTCACGGTTTAAATTAGTTGTTTGCATATacgaattaaaaaaatgtcataaaatatcataattatacCAGTTATAtgtataatcaatttaaaaagtggttatcataaatttgaatttattcaaATCTGCgtccaaacaaaaaattaacgcattttttaattttgtgagaacaaaaaacatatagaaaattttatatggacaaattttaaacaaaggaaaaaatatattttaacatttttctctttctttaactaatgtatttttttaattaaaaaataaaattaatgtatattttgttaaattaaaaatataattaatttaaatttttttatatttaatttattattttcatctgtaaatatttttaagtaaaatattttgttatttagttaataataaaataagtttacatcttttattaagatatttaatattattaaaaaaatattttaaaataattctgaccttgtattttatttgttttttatttttattaatcaaataatgctatatctttttaataattttaaatatgttaataaaaatgattttatttattaaaattaaataacaatacatAAGTGTTTGTTATTTCATGTATTTATTTGTCCATTCTTTTAGTTAATGTATTCataaaaacacaataaaaaattaatgtacaaagagagaaaattcaagtttagcagtattcattaaaaatatatattatttaacaaatataatGAGACAATACAATAGGAATAGGTTTGTCATTGAGGTCGATTTAATCCATGACCATGTGGGCACTTGTCCTTTGAATGATCCAAGATTCTACACATTGGATAAAATGCCTTGGTTTCTCGGAATCTCTTTAGTCCATCTTGGTGCGAATACAAGTTGAATTTGGCGACCTTTTTTGTCCCTTTGCATGTTAAGATTGTTGCACATTGTTGGACCTTTATATTTTGGCCAATAACTTGGGTGTTTCATTCTCCCAAATGATCTGTTGTATGCATAGGATACATAATTAAGTATGTAAACTTTATTGATTAACTTCCTGTAACCAATGTGCACATACTTACACGCATCAATCATATGCGAACATGGTATGTGGAGATTTTGAAGCTTACCACAATCACAACATTGTTTTGCAAGGTCTATACCATATTTTTCTGACAAATGTCACTTTGAAGAATGACAGGATTCTTCCATtaagaaaaatgtattttgtaAGGTCTACAATCACAACGTTGTTTTGCAAGGTCTATACCGTATTCttccaattttccttttctccttcttcttcctgaCTCTCTctgcatttttctttctttctggtTCTGCTGGGATCCTTTTTCCTTCAACAATGTAtgactatttatagaaaacagGCAAAGAGGACAAGGAAATTCGCCCATATGAgttgcagctcgcccaggtgagttgTTTACTTAGGGTTGAAGCAAGATCACTAGCCCAGGTGAGCTAGGTACTAGTCTAGGCGAATTGGGTGTTAGAAATCTTTgtaaaatgaccattttgcacttctttttggttttatttttggatctaacaaacaaccatcaaaacctaaaaaatcatgggtgaatctttcatatttaaacaacaacattagtaaatatacaatatatatatatatatatatatatatatatatatatataaacaattagatttaagggtagtttataagaaaattattataatctaaagataagtgctaacaatttaatccaaaaaataactaaaattcagCACTTATGAGTctgtcaaacacaacaatattgtaattataattgtaaaggaagaattataattcaataaacattccaaaataaaCCCCTATAgcaataaactcatcccttacctctaagtagACTTACGTGTGTAGTCCAACAACGATAGCAATGTCTCTAgaggttccctaagattcctcaagcttttcctttgGTTATTATGCTAGGATTTTCAAacattagagagaaggagaagggattggagCATCCATTCCACTGTCTCAGTGTAGAGACgtattgtaaaatataaaaactgacTTAATATGTCTATTTATAGCTACGATACTCACAGCCGGccatttactctattttttctttattttattatataaaaaaaattatattttacttcctatcaaatgaataaataaaacattcttttttattttccttcaaactattcttttaattaataaaattatttatcctaatttatgtaataataaaaatctcattatttttttaaaaatctatttactttttaaaaaaaaaaaacaccttttaatttattttactaaaaatggAATGTTACACATAACTCCATATGATCGTTAGACATgtaaaaggaaattaaagatAGGTTCGCATATATAttccttttaaataaaattatataaactaaaataaattaataattccaATTGTTGTTTGGATGAATTAAACAAGTACTTACCTGCTTCTAATGGATGAGGTATTCATTATTAGATAACTCTCACCCGATGTTGCTTTTCGTCATTAAACTTGTTTGACTTATATACCATAAAATGATTAACAcaaatttatttctttgttttcatcaaaaccttAAGAAATGTCTGGGTCGTTTAGTGATGGATCGTCTACTGTATaacattattaactaataattatgattaaatagAGTTAGTAagctaattataaattaattaaaaattattaattataaaaaaaactttagcaAAAGATTATTAACCCTAATCTTCAACCACATTGTGCCCCACATATGAGTTGTTCTACAATGGCCAGCTAATAGAATGGTGGAAGATTAGGGTTAataatcttttattaaatatttttttaaataattcataatttttaattaatttataattaacttaataactatatcaatcaaatttattagttaataatcacaattattagttaataactCTATGAATTATGTTTTAATAGGCTAGTGAGGATTCTATATTCTGGTATGcagtgacttttttttattttctcttgttATCTGTACTATAACTTGGCACATATATAACTTAGATTTTGTCTAAGACATAGAAAGGGAAATATACAGCTGtagaaaaaagatgaatattATTGTTGTTTATGAAATGAAATTAGATTAGCAGATTTTGTTCAATCTGTGAAGCGATGATGCACAGAAAATTACTAATTAGAACGATGAATTCTTCTTTACCTTG contains the following coding sequences:
- the LOC114386932 gene encoding mediator of RNA polymerase II transcription subunit 22a-like: MNKGAAGGLGGGAGSGPTAAAAAAAAQKQKTLLQRVEGDIANIVDNFNHLVNVARVNDPPVRNSQEAFMMEMRAARMVQAADSLLKLVSELKQTAIFSGFASLNDHVEERRIEFNQLAEKTDRTLSRVGEEAAASLKGLESHYSSSVQKIIQNPEP